Proteins found in one Cricetulus griseus strain 17A/GY chromosome X, alternate assembly CriGri-PICRH-1.0, whole genome shotgun sequence genomic segment:
- the LOC100761960 gene encoding ferritin heavy chain: MGFLRKSHRRQRHRCPLRVSRATVAYPLVFMTPPIVSPPSQVLQNYHFDCKTAVNNHVQLQLHNSYVYLAMAFYFDREDVAQKNLSSFFLNKSHECTTHAEMFLELQNQRGGRISLRNIRKPDRNNWLSGLQAMECALQLELSTNQSLVALHQLAASKSDAHLCSFLKNHFLTKQVEVLKEISGYVTKLRQMGSPDDGIAEYLFGKLTLADNKGN, translated from the coding sequence ATGGGTTTTCTGCGAAAGTCTCATCGCCGCCAACGCCACCGCTGCCCACTCCGTGTCTCAAGGGCTACGGTTGCCTATCCGTTGGTGTTTATGACACCACCCATCGTCTCGCCACCATCTCAAGTGCTTCAGAACTACCACTTCGACTGCAAGACCGCTGTTAACAACCACGTCCAGCTGCAACTGCATAACTCCTACGTCTACCTGGCCATGGCCTTCTACTTTGATCGTGAAGACGTGGCACAGAAGAACTTGTCAAGCTTCTTCTTGAACAAGTCGCACGAGTGTACCACACATGCGGAGATGTTCCTGGAGTTGCAAAACCAGCGTGGCGGCCGCATCTCTCTGCGCAATATCAGGAAGCCAGACCGTAATAATTGGCTCAGCGGCCTTCAAGCCATGGAGTGTGCCCTTCAACTGGAGCTGAGCACCAACCAAAGCCTTGTGGCCCTGCACCAGCTAGCCGCTAGCAAGAGCGATGCCCATCTATGCAGCTTCCTGAAGAACCATTTTCTGACCAAGCAAGTTGAGGTCCTCAAGGAGATAAGCGGCTATGTGACCAAATTGCGCCAAATGGGGTCCCCAGATGATGGCATAGCTGAATATCTATTTGGGAAACTTACCCTGGCTGACAACAaagggaactga